In the Candidatus Aegiribacteria sp. genome, CAGCCTTTCAACAATTAGCCTTTCAAGAAAAAGGAGAAATTTGGTTCCTGGAATGGAGTTCTTTCTGAGGAATGCGACGAAGGGTTTCCGGGAGAGCTTCAATAAGGTTCCTGTTGTGTTCGCGGTAACGCTTGCCGACCGCTCCTCACCCCCCAGGAAGGCCATTTCGCCGAAAACGTCTCCTTCTCCAAGTGATTCCAGGATTCGATTCCCACCTTTATCATCCGTTACAACGAACTGCCCTGATTCGACAATGAAAAGGTCAGTTCCGGAACCGCCCTGCTTGACAAGTACATCCGATTCGCGCACTTCTATGCACTCGAATAGTTCCCTTACACCGCTCTCGGACAGGATATCATCAGTATCAAAAAGACTGTCTTTTTTCATGGAAACCTCTCAACCGTCAATAAATCACAACTATCATGCCAGCCAATGAGCTTAATTACTGCCGTAATTCCGTATCTGTGGTCTTCTTCATCTGTGAAAACAATACCAGTAATTGGCGGGCTATGTCAAATCATCTTAGAACTCTCAGCCGTCAGCCCATGTTTTCCGCGTCCATTCAAACCGCTGCCGCACGCTTCCCCGCCCCAGAAGCTCCAGTGCTGCGTACTCTCCCATTTCCAGGGAGTGATCCATATTGTTGTATCTGAACAATCCCTGGCGACCTGTTGTAACTGAAGATTCCAGAACGTCAAGAGCGTCAAGCACTGTTGATATATTATCGGAGTATTCCAAAGAGTAAACCGGATATGCGTGAGCTTTCCGAGTAAGCATGCTTCCCATAACATCATCCCTCCGGAAAAGCTCAAGCTCAATTCCTCCCGCAATTGCTGATTCAAGCAGATCGCGGTCCCCCGACCAGATATCATCATCCTCCATGCAGGTAAACTCGAACACCATTTGAGAACCGTTTTCAGACAATTCAGCATCAAAGTTCCCGGGTATTGAGATTCGGTTGAACAGGTACTTTTCCTCAGGTATATATATCCAGTGGTCATTCGCCATGATTCCAGTCTTCAGCTGCAGCACAAGAAACACAATCGCCCTGTAATGGAGCTTCTCTGAACAGTTGTGAATGTTCTCAGACAGAGTGTTACCCAACAATTCAACGTATTCAGTTACTGGAATTGTACTCACAATACCATCAACCTTTATATCTTTTCCGCCTGAAGATATGCTGTACCCGCCATCGGTGAGAGGCTGGATGGAATCAGGGCTGGTGGAATAAATGAAATCCGCTCCCCTGGAGAACGCTTTTTCTGCAAGCGCTTCGGATATCCTGCCGATTCCACCCCTCGGGTAGTGAAACTTGCTTACAAGGCTCCTGGCTGAATTTTTCTGTGGAAATACTGTAGCTCTTACCAGATCCGTAAGTTTCGGAACCGATATTCTCTGGCTTGCCCAGTCGGAGGAAAGCTTTTCTGCCGGACAGCCCCAGAGTTTTTCCGTATATGGACCGAAATACAGATCGTATAACTTCTTTCCAAATCTGCTTATTACCCATTCTTTAAAGGATGGTTTTTCTCCCGAAGAAAAAAGGTTCTTCCCTCTTTCCATGAAGTAGCTCATTGTCATACCTGCCGCTTTCAGGAGGGGCATTTTTTTTAGTACATCACCGAAGGAAAGGGGATATATGAAATACCTGTCAAGAAGATGAATTCTGCTTAATCTTTGAAGCTCCAGAAGTTCACCCGGAAGAAGTTTTTCTACCATCTGAAGTATTTCTGAATTCTCAGTATGAAACCGGTGGGGTCCCAGATCAAAGTGGAATCCATTCTGCTGAAATGTATGAGCAAGACCACCAGGATACGCCTCTTTCTCAATTACAACAACGTCCACACCGTTTTCGGAAAGCACATCCGCTGCCCTCAAACCTGTAAGACCTGCTCCCAGAACCGCGACCTTACCCGGTTTTTTAGATATTCCGATCATCTGTTGTTCTCCTTAAGCATGCGATACAAAACTAGTTTTTCTTCTTGAATATAGTATCCAGGTTGACTATCTGGTTCATAATCACCTTCTTTCTCTTCGAGAGGGTAATTCATTCCTCCCCCCACAATCAGATCCTCGCCCTGCGGAGTGGATACTCTGAAGTGACAAGATGATTTCGGAACGGGGTAGAAGCTGCCCGGTTCCCACCATACGTAATGCACCCATGCGTGTGAATTATAAGTATCCTCCAGCGCTTCGATAATCATGTTGAAGATGTTCTTGCCGTCAATGTCCAATATGCTTCGCAGATTCTGCCCCTCTAATTCGAGCATTCCTGCGTGGAAGAGATTGTTGCCGTTCGTATCGTAGATGTAAAGGTATTTATCTTCCGGAGCATCCCGGTAACAGCGCCAGCAGGAAAATGGCAGAAATGAATTACACCTGTTCCTGAGTACACGCGCCTTGACTGTAGCTTATTATATGTTGAAGTTATTATATATGGAGTAAAAGAGAATAAATTTAGAACACGGAAAGCACAATGAATACAGCTGAACTATCCGGCCTTCTGGAAAGTGAAAGCGCCGGAATCTGGAAATGGGAATTGAAGACAGGCTATGTGGAGTTCAACGAAGTCTGGGAAAATGTGCTTGGGTTTTCTTCCTCTGAAATCGATCACAATATTGATTTCTGGCTTGATCTGCTCCATCCCGACGAATCCGTTTATATCATGCATGAGGTTTTCAGGTGCAGGGATGGAATAATTCCAGTATTCCGTGCTACTCATCGCCTCAAAAAAAAGGACAATAACTGGATCACCGTACTATCAATTGGCACTGTCGTTAAGGCTCAGGAGAATGATGAAACTGATTACTTTTTATGTAACCAGTTCATCGTTGATGATGATATAAACACTCATGATTATCTGCGGTTTCATCGTGATCTTGGAATTGCCCTCAGCTCAACAACTGATCTGAATACCGCTGTGCAGATTTCTCTGGAAGCAGTTCTGCAGTTCAATACTGTTGATGCAGGCGGTGTGTATTTACTTAATCATGAAACAGATACTTTTGAACTTATCGAATACAGAGGGTTACCGGATTGGTTTGTTGAGAACAATAAATACTATTCTGCTGGTTCCTCGATGGGTATGCTAATGAAAAACGAGAGAACCATCTATCTTCAGTACGATGAGCATTCACCTTTCCCGGAGGAGCACAACGAGACGGATCAAATGTCAATAAATGCTCTCCTGCCAATAAAACACCTTGGAAAACTTGAAGCCGTGCTTTTTCTCGCCTCCAGGACAAAAAAGGACATACCGCCATCCGTCTACGATGAAATTGAGGGAATAGTACAGAAAATCAGTGGAACTATAGGCAGAATCAGAGCAGAGAACAGAATGAGAGTCAGTGAAGAAAAACACAGGATTCTATTGGAACGGATAGGAAGCCCCATTCTTGCGGTTAATGGAAACATGAAGATTCTTTTCAGCAACATAGTACTTGAGAATGTTCTTGATAACAGATCAATTAATGGGGAATTGGTAAGTACCGTCTTTTCAGGACAACTGGAAAAAGTACTAATCCGGGAATTCGGAGAAGTGTTTGAAACAGGAAAGCCACGACATGTTCTGGTTGAACACGAAGATCATATCTGGAATGTATTCTTCTCATCTCTTCCTGATGGAGTTCTTGCTATATTGCAAGATATCACAGCCTCAGAAAAAGCAAAGGAAAAACTCGATTTCAAAAGCAGATTCGAAAACCTTTTAATCGATATATCCACCGGGTTTATTGAAATGCAGGGAAACGCTCTTAATCCTGGCATTAACGATGCGCTTATGAAGGTCGGTACATCTATCCAGGCTGATAGATCGTACCTGTTTCAGGTTGACAATGCGGCCCGAACAGTATCCAATACTCATGAATGGTGTGCTGATGCAATAGAAACCCATATAGATAATCTTCAGAATCTTCCTTTTACTTCCATTCCATGGTGGATAAGCAAATTGACGAGACACGATACTATCAGCATTCCCTCCGTTGCAAACCTTCCAGAGGAGGCTTCAGCTGAAAAGGCTATTCTCGAACAGCTGTGCAATCAGTCGATGGTGGCAGTTCCAATTGTACATGGCGAGAATCTGATTGGTTTTCTGGGATTCGATTCGGTTCACCGGGAAAGAACGTGGAGCGAAGACATCATCGATCTTCTCCGGATTGTGGGAGTCGCGATGAGTAATGCGCTTCTGCGAAATCGAATGGAAACCGAACTCAGGAATATGTATCTTAAAGCTGATGAAGAAGCCAGAATGAATGCTACTCTGCTTAAGGAAGTGAACCACAGGGTAAAAAACAACTTATCCGAAATTATCGGACTTCTTTACGCACAGCTGCGGTATACTGAGGAGACAAAGAGCATAAGTGATTTTGTTCCCAGTCTAATAGGAAGAGTACAGGGACTCGCTACAGTTCACAGCATGCTGTCAAATTCCGGTTGGAAGCCTCTGAAGATCAGCGAGCTGGCCAGAGAAATAATCAGCGGTACCATATCCGTCAAACCGGGAGGACAGAGAGTATTCTCTACAGTACATGATTCAGATGCCAAGGTTAACTCGAACCAGGCTCATTCACTTGCGCTGATATTCAATGAACTGGTCAGGAATTCTATGAAGTACGCATTTAGAGACATTGAACACCTACGGATATCAGTGAATATTCATCAGGATGAGTCCGGTACGATCAGTATAAATTACCGGGATAACGGTTCGGGATTTCCCGGTGAAGTGCTCCGGATGGAAAAATCAGGATTGGGAATTGACATTATTAGAAATATGGTTTCGAAAAATCTGCAGGGCGAATTGACTATGGCCAATGATGCCGGAGCGATAACTGAAATAACTTTCACTGAAAACGAAGTGATATAGAAAGGACAGATAATGACTGAAAGAAGCGACATATCCGTTCTGGTTGTCGAGGATGATCATCTTGTATCCGAGATGGTGAAAGGTATGCTAAAAGAGCTTGGATACAGTATAGCTGGAGAAGCTGAAGACGGGCACGAGGCTGTTGAGATGGTGAGATTGTTACATCCTGACGTAGTAGTCATGGATATCAGAATGCCAAGAATGAACGGGATTGAAGCTGCCATTCTGATTCAGAAGCACTTCCCGACTCCGGTTGTTATACTGAGCGCGTACGAAACGGAAGACCTTACAGATAAAGCTATCGAGGCAGGAGTAGGCGCGTACGTTGTGAAACCACCGAAAGCACTTGAACTGATGAGGGCAATTGAAGTATCTCTTGCGCGATTCAGCGATATGGCCAAATTAAGAGAACAGAGTAACAAGCTGCAGGAGGCTCTGAGAAGAGTAAAGCAACTTACCGGAATACTCCCAATCTGCAGGAACTGTAAAAGGATCAAGGATGAGGAAGGAGAATGGCATACTCTGGAAGACTACATACAAAAACACTCAGAAGCAGAGTTCAGTCGCGAATTATGTCCGGTATGCAGAAAAAAATTGTATCCTGAATCCAATTCAGAGTAGTAGAAAGCCGGTAAGAATCTGGAATTCATTGCTGCCAACCCGAATACGGTAGTTTCCGGAAGCTAAATCGGATAGATCAATCAGGGCTTCTCCGTCAGACGAAACAGTAGTCGATAACACAAGCCTTCCGTAGACATCAAATACCTCCACCTGATTGCCGACAGTTGCTCCTGTCAGGAGAACAAGCCCTGAGGAGGGGTTTGGCCCGAATAACAGTTGTTCTTCGGTTTCATCCCCCGATAGTCCTTCGTACCAGTATTTGTAAATCGCTCCGCGTATACAGTGGGGAGCGCAATTACCACACCCATTACAAAGGTCAGGGTCAATCACCGCATCAGGACCATCCATATAAAGGGCACCTGTCGTGCAATACGGAATGCAATTACCGCACCCGTTGCATATCAGTGGATCAACCTGGTATATCCATATTATTGCATACGTTAAAGGTACCAGTGTGAATAAAATCGCTGCAGTAATCCATCTACTCCTGAAAAACACTGAGATACATCCTCTCTGGATTTCAGCCGTGATCATCGCGACAGTAATTGAAATATTAGCATGTTACTTATCCAGATTAAAATATACTCCAAGGCATGGTGATTGAGCAATATCACCGTCACGTTTGATCATGCAACAGCAAACCTGTTCGACTTCATATGGTTTGCCGGATTATGCCTCTATGTTTTGGGATATAAGTGAGACTATATTTCATCAGTAGGAACTAAACTATTTTCTTTTGCTTCTGGAGGAATCAGGTGTTTTTAAGCAATTGTAACGGAACAATGATACTGGTAACGATTCTAGCTGTGTTCACTGTTTCTGCCTTCGGGGAGGAGCCTGCTTTCAGCCATGAGATTCAGCTCCCATCCCTTGAAGAAATGGGTCCCATCGACCGTGTGACAGATTCTGAAGTTCGCCTCACTCCCCCACCAAATCCGCAGGTCGGAGATTCGTGGATCTGGTACCTTTTCACATGGGAGTCTATGCCGCCCCACTTCATACAGGACACGTGCGTGGTTCGCGGGAAGAGCGACCGTGGCTATGTAATGGTCAGAGACTGTGAATGGAATGTAACAATAAATCAGGCTGATGTGGACTCCATCCTTGAGCACTGGGAAAACTCCAGTATCGGCCCCTATCCCAACCGGGGCATTTATGAAATTGACAGCCTCTCTTTCGGGGTTCCTCCGGACGAACTTGATAACGATCCACGTATTTACCTTATGTGGTACAACTTCCATGTAGCTGCAGACGGCTTCTTTTTCTACTTCGATGAGTATCCCGATGGCACATTTCCCGGTTATCCAAGCAACGAATGTGAGGTTCTCTACCTCAATACCGCAAGCTCGGGAGGCCCTTCCGGAGATTATATGCTCGCGGTAGCAGCGCATGAGTTCGAGCACTTGATCCACTGGAAATACGATGATGATGAAAGCACATGGGTTGATGAGGGTATG is a window encoding:
- a CDS encoding FAD-dependent oxidoreductase, which produces MIGISKKPGKVAVLGAGLTGLRAADVLSENGVDVVVIEKEAYPGGLAHTFQQNGFHFDLGPHRFHTENSEILQMVEKLLPGELLELQRLSRIHLLDRYFIYPLSFGDVLKKMPLLKAAGMTMSYFMERGKNLFSSGEKPSFKEWVISRFGKKLYDLYFGPYTEKLWGCPAEKLSSDWASQRISVPKLTDLVRATVFPQKNSARSLVSKFHYPRGGIGRISEALAEKAFSRGADFIYSTSPDSIQPLTDGGYSISSGGKDIKVDGIVSTIPVTEYVELLGNTLSENIHNCSEKLHYRAIVFLVLQLKTGIMANDHWIYIPEEKYLFNRISIPGNFDAELSENGSQMVFEFTCMEDDDIWSGDRDLLESAIAGGIELELFRRDDVMGSMLTRKAHAYPVYSLEYSDNISTVLDALDVLESSVTTGRQGLFRYNNMDHSLEMGEYAALELLGRGSVRQRFEWTRKTWADG
- a CDS encoding PAS domain-containing protein, translating into MNTAELSGLLESESAGIWKWELKTGYVEFNEVWENVLGFSSSEIDHNIDFWLDLLHPDESVYIMHEVFRCRDGIIPVFRATHRLKKKDNNWITVLSIGTVVKAQENDETDYFLCNQFIVDDDINTHDYLRFHRDLGIALSSTTDLNTAVQISLEAVLQFNTVDAGGVYLLNHETDTFELIEYRGLPDWFVENNKYYSAGSSMGMLMKNERTIYLQYDEHSPFPEEHNETDQMSINALLPIKHLGKLEAVLFLASRTKKDIPPSVYDEIEGIVQKISGTIGRIRAENRMRVSEEKHRILLERIGSPILAVNGNMKILFSNIVLENVLDNRSINGELVSTVFSGQLEKVLIREFGEVFETGKPRHVLVEHEDHIWNVFFSSLPDGVLAILQDITASEKAKEKLDFKSRFENLLIDISTGFIEMQGNALNPGINDALMKVGTSIQADRSYLFQVDNAARTVSNTHEWCADAIETHIDNLQNLPFTSIPWWISKLTRHDTISIPSVANLPEEASAEKAILEQLCNQSMVAVPIVHGENLIGFLGFDSVHRERTWSEDIIDLLRIVGVAMSNALLRNRMETELRNMYLKADEEARMNATLLKEVNHRVKNNLSEIIGLLYAQLRYTEETKSISDFVPSLIGRVQGLATVHSMLSNSGWKPLKISELAREIISGTISVKPGGQRVFSTVHDSDAKVNSNQAHSLALIFNELVRNSMKYAFRDIEHLRISVNIHQDESGTISINYRDNGSGFPGEVLRMEKSGLGIDIIRNMVSKNLQGELTMANDAGAITEITFTENEVI
- a CDS encoding response regulator, which codes for MTERSDISVLVVEDDHLVSEMVKGMLKELGYSIAGEAEDGHEAVEMVRLLHPDVVVMDIRMPRMNGIEAAILIQKHFPTPVVILSAYETEDLTDKAIEAGVGAYVVKPPKALELMRAIEVSLARFSDMAKLREQSNKLQEALRRVKQLTGILPICRNCKRIKDEEGEWHTLEDYIQKHSEAEFSRELCPVCRKKLYPESNSE
- a CDS encoding cache domain-containing protein, giving the protein MPFSCWRCYRDAPEDKYLYIYDTNGNNLFHAGMLELEGQNLRSILDIDGKNIFNMIIEALEDTYNSHAWVHYVWWEPGSFYPVPKSSCHFRVSTPQGEDLIVGGGMNYPLEEKEGDYEPDSQPGYYIQEEKLVLYRMLKENNR
- a CDS encoding 4Fe-4S binding protein; this encodes MITAEIQRGCISVFFRSRWITAAILFTLVPLTYAIIWIYQVDPLICNGCGNCIPYCTTGALYMDGPDAVIDPDLCNGCGNCAPHCIRGAIYKYWYEGLSGDETEEQLLFGPNPSSGLVLLTGATVGNQVEVFDVYGRLVLSTTVSSDGEALIDLSDLASGNYRIRVGSNEFQILTGFLLL